In one window of Gossypium hirsutum isolate 1008001.06 chromosome A01, Gossypium_hirsutum_v2.1, whole genome shotgun sequence DNA:
- the LOC107917456 gene encoding protein MAINTENANCE OF MERISTEMS-like — protein MPYLELARFESAALNRMFDLRYNLISALVDRWCPETHTFHLSRGECTVTLEDVALHFGLPIEGSAVMGVSAIAEPTALFNATEEELMCAARAYIMHIIGGVLMPNANNNRVHLQYLPLLANLRNVRSYSWSSAVLAMLYRDLCRTTKPDAADIGGCIVLLQSWALYWMPFLASFIWMSYRRPEIAAIIPSSAYVDSQLWCTNASIINFNVVEWYHGDRILRQFSCIQYILNLPMQVGRFTALTREENMEVIGELCTENILRCGIIGWLEDLRWICLPICNHC, from the exons ATGCCCTACTTGGAGCTAGCTAGATTTGAGTCAGCAGCATTGAACCGGATGTTTGATTTGCGGTACAATTTAATATCAGCATTGGTCGACCGTTGGTGCCcagagacccacacttttcatttgtcGCGTGGGGAGTGCACTGTCACTCTGGAGGATGTTGCATTGCACTTTGGACTCCCAATCGAAGGGAGTGCCGTAATGGGCGTAAGTGCGATAGCTGAGCCGACTGCACTTT TTAATGCCACTGAAGAAGAGTTGATGTGCGCAGCTCGAGCgtacattatgcatattataggggGTGTATTGATGCCTAATGCGAACAACAACAGGGTTCATCTCCAGTATTTACCTTTATTAGCTAATTTGCGTAATGTTCGCTCGTATAGTTGGAGTTCCGCAGTTCTGGCTATGTTGTATCGTGATCTTTGTCGGACGACAAAGCCTGATGCCGCAGACATAGGCGGATGCATTGTATTGTTGCAGTCATGGGCTCTTTATtggatgccattcttggcatcg TTTATATGGATGTCATATCGTAGACCAGAAATTGCGGCTATTATACCATCATCTGCCTACGTTGATTCTCAATTGTGGTGCACTAACgcatcaattatcaatttcaatGTAGTCGAGTGGTACCATGGGGATCGAATACTACGACAGTTTAGTTGCATCCAGTATATCCTGAATCTGCCAATGCAGGTGGGAAGGTTCACGGCATTAACAAGAGAGGAAAACATGGAAGTCATTGGGGAGTTGTGCACTGAAAATATATTACGGTGTGGGATAATCGGATGGCTCGAAGACCTCAGATGGATATGTCTTCCGATTTGCAACCATTGTTAA
- the LOC107917192 gene encoding ankyrin-1, which yields MTVVHGGSRGGLVFPINYEEEVSQRLVDALHGNDLKLASECFADPFVDVNFIGTVSLKSKKTEILLHEEAAHQVLVDYEEFKTEVTPLFLAAHVGNMFLVKKLLSLGANVNHKLFRGYATTAATREGHMEVLEVLLNAGACQAACEEALLESSYLGYAKLAKRLMATDMIRPQAALRALVSACCRGFVDVVDMLIKCGLDANATDRVLLRSSKPSLYTNIDCNALSAAVICRQTSIVRSLLQAGIKMDLKVRVGAWSWDIDKGEETRVGAGLADAYSITWCAVEYFEVSGSILRLLLRHISPNSLHYGRTLIHHAILCNNASAVEVLLNCGADIEFPVKTTSKTALRPIHLSAQLGFVEVLQCLIVGGCDIDSRTAFGDSALMICARYKHGDCLKVLASAGADFGLVNSAGQSASSIAGLARWNHGFQQAVQDVILAGKTPHSSNPSVFSPLMFTVHGNEIEALKKLLEKADVDLNEQDHDGNSALMIAASGEHLEAFELLLRAGANIKLSNKYGDTAVSLLELNQKGDVFDQLMLDYALEDANGPIGFYALHRAAKRGDLNLVHILTSRGYDVNAFDADGYTPLMLAARGGYGGVCELLISSGAKCNIENARHETALLLARKKGYGNDAENVILNELARALVVDGSQVKKHTRSGKGSPHSKVLRMMETRGILRWGKSSRRNVICKAAEVGPSEKFRWNRRRKFDVEESGIFHVVTTKNKEVHFVCDGGIQMAELWVRGIRLVTSEAICGKQKQV from the exons ATGACAGTAGTACACGGTGGTTCTCGCGGTGGACTGGTGTTTCCCATCAATTACGAAGAGGAGGTTTCTCAAAGACTCGTCGATGCTTTGCATGGAAATGATTTGAAGTTGGCGTCCGAGTGTTTTGCCGATCCTTTTGTGGACGTCAACTTTATTGGAACAGTGAGCTTGAAGTCCAAGAAGACTGAGATTTTGTTGCATGAAGAGGCGGCGCACCAAGTTCTTGTCGATTATGAGGAGTTTAAGACCGAAGTTACGCCCCTGTTTCTTGCTGctcatgttggaaacatgtttcTCGTTAAAAAGTTACTG AGTCTAGGAGCTAACGTGAACCACAAATTGTTTCGAGGCTATGCTACCACAGCGGCGACTAGGGAAGGTCATATGGAGGTCCTGGAGGTGCTCCTCAATGCCGGTGCTTGTCAAGCAGCATGCGAGGAGGCGTTGCTGGAGTCAAGCTACCTCGGGTATGCCAAACTCGCTAAGCGGCTAATGGCGACCGACATGATTCGCCCGCAGGCTGCCTTACGAGCACTCGTATCTGCTTGTTGCAGGGGGTTTGTTGATGTTGTTGACATGCTTATCAAG TGTGGATTAGATGCCAATGCAACTGATAGGGTGCTTCTTCGATCTTCCAAGCCTTCTCTATACACAAATATCGACTGCAATGCGCTATCTGCTGCTGTCATTTGTAGACAGACCTCTATTGTTAGATCACTTTTGCAG GCTGGCATCAAGATGGACTTAAAGGTGAGAGTTGGAGCCTGGTCTTGGGATATTGATAAAGGCGAAGAAACTAGGGTCGGTGCCGGACTAGCTGATGCTTATTCCATCACATGGTGCGCTGTCGAGTACTTTGAAGTCAGTGGTTCCATCTTGCGGTTGCTGCTTCGACACATCTCCCCAAACAGCCTTCACTATGGCAGGACCCTCATCCACCATGCCATCTTATGCAACAATGCATCAGCCGTTGAAGTGCTTCTGAATTGCGGTGCCGACATAGAATTTCCAGTTAAAACAACTTCCAAAACAGCATTACGCCCCATACATTTGTCTGCGCAACTAGGATTTGTTGAAGTTCTTCAATGCCTAATTGTAGGTGGTTGTGATATCGATTCTCGAACAGCTTTTGGAGATTCCGCGCTTATGATTTGTGCTAGATACAAACATGGGGATTGCCTTAAAGTACTGGCCTCAGCTGGGGCTGACTTTGGATTGGTAAATTCCGCTGGCCAAAGTGCAAGCTCCATTGCAGGGTTAGCCAGATGGAATCATGGCTTCCAGCAAGCAGTTCAAGATGTGATTCTAGCCGGGAAGACACCTCATTCAAGCAACCCCTCTGTATTTTCTCCTTTGATGTTCACCGTCCATGGAAATGAGATTGAAGCTTTGAAGAAACTCCTTGAAAAGGCAGATGTTGATCTTAACGAACAAGATCACGATGGAAATTCAGCTCTGATGATTGCTGCATCAGGAGAGCATTTGGAAGCCTTTGAGTTGCTTCTTCGTGCTGGTGCTAATATAAAGTTGTCTAACAAATACGGTGATACTGCCGTAAGCTTATTGGAGTTAAACCAGAAGGGCGATGTATTCGACCAGCTAATGCTGGACTATGCACTTGAAGACGCAAATGGTCCCATTGGGTTTTATGCTCTACACCGTGCGGCAAAACGCGGAGACTTGAATTTAGTTCACATATTAACTAGTAGAGGCTACGATGTTAATGCATTCGATGCTGATGGATACACTCCACTAATGCTAGCAGCAAGAGGAGGTTATGGTGGAGTCTGTGAGCTTCTAATCTCTTCTGGTGCAAAATGCAACATCGAAAACGCAAGGCATGAAACAGCTCTATTGCTTGCGAGGAAAAAAGGATATGGAAACGATGCGGAAAATGTCATTCTGAATGAGCTTGCTCGAGCTCTGGTTGTGGATGGAAGCCAAGTGAAGAAGCACACTAGGAGTGGTAAAGGATCACCTCATAGCAAAGTACTGAGGATGATGGAGACCAGAGGCATTCTGCGATGGGGCAAATCAAGTAGGAGAAATGTGATATGCAAAGCAGCGGAGGTCGGTCCAAGTGAAAAATTCCGATGGAACCGGAGGAGGAAGTTCGATGTGGAAGAATCGGGAATTTTCCATGTGGTGACTACAAAGAACAAGGAGGTGCATTTCGTGTGTGATGGTGGGATTCAAATGGCTGAATTGTGGGTGAGAGGGATTCGACTTGTGACAAGtgaagctatttgtggcaaacaAAAACAAGTGTAA